A region of Methanomicrobium sp. W14 DNA encodes the following proteins:
- a CDS encoding PP2C family serine/threonine-protein phosphatase, whose protein sequence is MNKLSMNISISGAKTTGASHIKKGLSCQDAWTSEIPREDSAAIAVADGLGSARYSEKGAEIAVRTATESIKKHFMTVYDENITSADITSNVSIIEEAFLSSVSAIEKYSIENKVPKKELACTLIVILVYKKSVSIGQVGDGGVVGQSYSGKIKLLSEPAESEYINEVTPVTSDKWRESLRISQNIPDIKNIAAFTDGCQRAVLIKENDFYKPYVPFFRPFFEYAEKSHDKKELSDDIGEFLLSGKINEVSDDDKTLVAISLGNNQKKRN, encoded by the coding sequence ATGAATAAACTCAGCATGAATATTTCAATATCCGGGGCAAAAACGACGGGAGCTTCGCATATAAAAAAGGGCCTTTCATGCCAGGATGCATGGACGTCTGAAATACCAAGAGAAGACTCGGCGGCAATTGCTGTTGCAGACGGCCTCGGGAGTGCACGGTATTCTGAAAAGGGTGCTGAGATTGCAGTAAGAACAGCCACAGAGTCCATAAAAAAACATTTCATGACCGTTTACGATGAGAATATCACTTCTGCTGACATTACGTCCAACGTGTCCATAATAGAAGAGGCGTTTCTGTCATCTGTAAGCGCAATCGAGAAATACTCCATAGAGAACAAAGTTCCAAAAAAAGAGCTTGCCTGCACTCTTATAGTCATATTAGTCTACAAAAAAAGCGTTTCCATAGGACAGGTAGGAGACGGCGGAGTTGTCGGACAGTCTTATTCCGGGAAAATAAAATTATTGTCAGAACCTGCAGAATCAGAATACATCAATGAGGTGACTCCCGTAACCTCCGATAAGTGGAGGGAAAGCCTCAGGATATCACAGAATATACCGGATATAAAAAATATTGCTGCATTTACGGACGGCTGCCAGAGAGCCGTTCTTATAAAGGAAAACGATTTCTACAAACCTTACGTCCCGTTTTTCAGGCCTTTTTTTGAATACGCGGAGAAGTCTCATGACAAAAAAGAACTCTCGGATGATATCGGGGAATTTCTTCTTTCCGGTAAAATCAATGAAGTCTCGGATGATGACAAAACTCTTGTTGCTATCTCACTTGGGAATAATCAGAAAAAGAGGAACTGA
- a CDS encoding VWA domain-containing protein codes for MTLEDMVEIAYPQQPHCPTILLLDISGSMVVGDKISQLNSGIQTFKEEIEKDELARKRVDLCVVSFGKKVEVVQEFTAIEDFNPVELSADGLTPMGDAIDKTLEILEKRKDEYKKEGIDYYRPWIFMITDGEPTDMQEGDDKWNEIISKVHRGEEESRFLFFAVGVDSADMETLKKISPPERKPIKLKENHFKEMFVWLSRSQAKVSASNMGEQVVLEDPVGETGWGEIPTI; via the coding sequence ATGACACTTGAAGACATGGTTGAAATTGCCTACCCCCAGCAGCCGCACTGTCCGACAATTCTCCTCCTCGATATATCAGGGTCGATGGTTGTCGGGGATAAAATATCACAGTTAAACAGCGGAATTCAAACCTTCAAAGAAGAAATAGAAAAAGATGAACTTGCAAGAAAAAGAGTGGACCTGTGCGTTGTGTCATTCGGCAAAAAAGTAGAGGTTGTACAGGAGTTTACTGCAATAGAGGACTTCAACCCGGTCGAACTCTCAGCAGACGGGCTTACACCGATGGGGGATGCAATAGATAAAACCCTTGAAATCCTGGAAAAAAGGAAGGATGAATACAAAAAGGAAGGTATAGATTATTACCGTCCGTGGATATTCATGATAACAGACGGAGAGCCGACAGACATGCAGGAAGGAGATGACAAGTGGAATGAGATTATATCAAAAGTCCACCGGGGAGAAGAAGAAAGCAGATTCCTCTTTTTTGCAGTAGGTGTCGATTCGGCTGATATGGAGACACTCAAAAAGATATCCCCTCCCGAGAGAAAACCAATAAAACTGAAAGAAAATCACTTTAAAGAGATGTTTGTATGGCTATCAAGAAGCCAGGCGAAAGTCTCCGCATCAAATATGGGTGAGCAGGTTGTCCTCGAAGACCCTGTAGGGGAAACTGGATGGGGAGAAATCCCGACAATCTGA
- a CDS encoding UDP-glucose/GDP-mannose dehydrogenase family protein, whose product MKITIVGGGYVGLVSGACFAKTGHDVTIVDVDSSKVGMINSKKPPIYEKGLEEILNETAGKNLCASTGYDSVADSDVSMICVGTPQGEDGSANLAYIKQAASSIGKELKKSLGYRVVAVKSTVPPGTTENFVRPEVLRASGKSVDDIGFAMNPEFLREGIAVFDFMNPDRIVVGSDTEKAGEIIEKLYSCINGDVIHTKTTAAEMIKYTSNAFLATKISFSNEIGNICKALGVDVYEVMKGVGMDHRISPYFLNAGAGFGGSCFPKDVSAIASIAEGMGLDPVLLKSVLKINDAQPLRIVEILENRAGSLKNKKITVLGLAFKDNTDDIRDSRSTPVIGALLSRGAHVSAYDPMASGSMKKIYPEIEYCNSPSDALRDSDGCLVMTEWPEFSELDKEFSLMKSQIVIEGRRILSVEDREGICW is encoded by the coding sequence ATGAAAATAACAATTGTCGGCGGAGGATATGTCGGTCTTGTATCAGGTGCATGCTTTGCAAAGACTGGTCACGACGTCACCATAGTTGATGTTGACTCTTCAAAGGTTGGTATGATAAATTCAAAGAAGCCTCCTATATATGAAAAGGGTCTTGAGGAGATTCTTAACGAAACAGCCGGAAAGAACCTTTGTGCCTCGACAGGATATGATAGTGTTGCTGATTCCGATGTTTCTATGATCTGTGTCGGGACGCCCCAGGGAGAGGACGGGTCAGCGAATCTTGCCTATATAAAACAGGCTGCATCTTCAATAGGAAAGGAGCTTAAAAAAAGCTTAGGTTACAGGGTAGTTGCCGTAAAAAGCACTGTTCCCCCCGGAACCACAGAAAATTTCGTAAGACCTGAAGTTTTGCGGGCTTCTGGAAAGAGCGTGGACGATATAGGTTTTGCTATGAACCCGGAATTTTTAAGAGAGGGAATTGCGGTTTTTGATTTCATGAACCCTGACCGTATCGTCGTTGGAAGTGACACTGAGAAAGCCGGTGAAATAATAGAGAAGCTGTACTCCTGTATAAATGGTGATGTGATTCATACAAAAACGACCGCAGCCGAGATGATAAAATATACGTCCAATGCGTTTCTTGCAACAAAGATCTCTTTTTCAAACGAAATCGGCAATATCTGCAAGGCTCTTGGCGTTGATGTGTACGAAGTGATGAAAGGAGTTGGTATGGATCACAGGATATCGCCGTATTTTCTGAATGCGGGTGCAGGGTTTGGAGGAAGCTGCTTTCCGAAGGACGTCTCCGCGATTGCGTCTATTGCAGAAGGTATGGGTCTTGATCCTGTTCTTTTAAAGTCAGTCTTAAAAATCAACGATGCGCAGCCCCTAAGGATTGTAGAAATTCTTGAGAATCGGGCAGGCTCACTGAAAAACAAAAAAATTACCGTTTTGGGGCTGGCATTCAAGGACAACACCGACGACATACGCGACTCGCGTTCAACACCTGTAATTGGTGCGCTGCTTTCCAGGGGAGCACATGTATCGGCATATGATCCTATGGCCTCAGGCAGCATGAAAAAAATATATCCTGAAATTGAATATTGCAATAGTCCTTCTGATGCTCTGAGGGACTCTGACGGATGTCTTGTTATGACCGAATGGCCTGAATTTTCAGAACTGGATAAGGAATTTAGTCTTATGAAATCGCAGATTGTCATAGAAGGAAGACGTATACTTTCGGTTGAGGACAGGGAGGGCATATGCTGGTAA
- a CDS encoding sugar phosphate nucleotidyltransferase, with protein sequence MLVKQGLIPAAGSGTRLGPFTKAIPKELLPVGDKAVIEHVVCAMQIAGIEEVVIVVSPHKHGLSDYFGSGKRFGLNITYVVQDERKGLGDAVLAGEHVIDGPFTVVLGDNYFAPKTFLKDLIDFHIQNSGETTVGVAEVEDVTRHGIITPSGDRILGMVEKPSPEQAKSRLGALGAYVFKRDIFDAIKRTRPGFKGEIQLTDSINIQINDGRKVLYKKIDGIHIDVGTPRDLMKANDWYLNHNINGDCKEDL encoded by the coding sequence ATGCTGGTAAAACAGGGGCTTATTCCCGCAGCAGGTTCGGGAACAAGACTGGGACCTTTTACAAAAGCCATCCCCAAGGAGCTTTTGCCTGTCGGAGACAAGGCTGTCATCGAACACGTTGTCTGTGCAATGCAGATTGCAGGCATTGAAGAGGTTGTCATTGTAGTGAGCCCGCATAAGCATGGTCTCTCGGATTATTTCGGTTCGGGAAAAAGGTTCGGGCTGAACATTACGTATGTCGTCCAGGACGAGAGAAAAGGTCTTGGTGATGCGGTTCTTGCAGGGGAGCATGTAATCGACGGGCCTTTCACTGTCGTTTTAGGGGACAATTATTTTGCCCCGAAAACATTTTTGAAGGACCTTATTGACTTTCATATCCAAAATTCCGGTGAAACAACGGTGGGCGTTGCCGAAGTAGAGGATGTGACAAGGCATGGTATAATAACACCTTCGGGAGACAGGATTCTTGGTATGGTTGAAAAACCCTCGCCTGAACAAGCCAAAAGCAGACTCGGCGCACTTGGTGCGTATGTTTTTAAAAGAGATATTTTTGATGCCATTAAAAGAACCAGACCCGGATTTAAAGGTGAAATTCAGCTCACAGACTCCATAAATATTCAGATAAATGACGGCAGGAAAGTCCTTTACAAAAAGATTGACGGAATTCATATTGATGTCGGAACGCCCCGTGACCTTATGAAGGCAAACGACTGGTATCTTAACCACAACATAAACGGGGACTGCAAGGAAGACCTTTAG